From Lonchura striata isolate bLonStr1 chromosome 3, bLonStr1.mat, whole genome shotgun sequence, one genomic window encodes:
- the BLK gene encoding tyrosine-protein kinase Blk, which produces MEHLSWVRPVARASSDRVPRSSSVGSRMGLFGSKTQLMPNEKHTSGGNPKTKGKPPPAPPKGRQVINSPHLNQASAQDHLFVVALYDFPASNDRDLELVKGEKLQVLSKEGDWWLAKSLSSGRKGYIPSNFVAQVDSLEQEKWYFRTLSRKDAERLLLSSGNKVGSFLVRESETTKDAYSLSVRDNTSAHGDIIKHYRIRSLDGGGYYISPRMTFSSLPELIHHYSQRGDGLCQRLTAPCTSLVPQRPWAKDEWEIPREALKLVKKLGSGQFGEVWMGYYKNNIKVAVKTMKEGSMDPDAFLAEANLMKKLQHNKLVRLYAVVTKQPIYIVTEYMANGCLLDFLKTEEGSQLNLPKLIDISAQVAEGMAYIERMNFIHRDLRAANILVSETLCCKIADFGLARLIENEYLAQEGAKFPIKWTAPEAINYGVFTIKSDVWSFGILLTEIITFGRIPYPGMTNPEVIRNLERGYRMPCPESCPGELYSVILKCWRSNPEERPTFEYLQSVLEDFYTSTEKQYEPEPQQ; this is translated from the exons AATGGGGTTGTTTGGCAGCAAAACTCAGCTGATGCCCAATGAGAAACACACTTCTGGAGGCAATCCAAAAACCAAGGGCAAacctcctcctgccccaccCAAG GGGAGACAAGTTATCAACAGCCCTCATCTAAACCAAGCCTCTGCACAAG ATCACTTGTTTGTGGTTGCATTGTATGATTTTCCTGCCTCAAATGACCGTGACCTGGAGCTGGTCAAAGGGGAGAAACTCCAGGTCCTCTCCAA GGAGGGGGACTGGTGGCTGGCAAAGTCCCTCAGCAGTGGGAGGAAAGGATACATCCCCAGCAACTTCGTGGCACAAGTGGACAGCTTGGAACAGGAAAA GTGGTATTTTAGAACTCTGAGCAGAAAAGATGCTGAACGGCTGCTGTTGTCTTCTGGGAACAAAGTTGGCTCTTTCCTCGTCCGGGAGAGTGAAACCACCAAAG aTGCCTATTCCCTGTCTGTGAGAGACAACACCTCCGCTCACGGGGACATCATCAAACACTACAGGATCCGCTCCCTGGATGGAGGGGGGTACTACATCTCCCCCAGGATGACTTTCTCCAGCCTGCCAGAGCTCATCCATCATTACAGCC AGAGAGGGGATGGGCTGTGCCAGCGCCTCACAGctccctgcacatccctggTTCCCCAGAGACCCTGGGCCAAGGACGAGTGGGAGATCCCTCGGGAGGCCCTGAAGCTCGTGAAGAAGCTGGGCAGTGGGCAGTTTGGGGAAGTGTGGATGG GCTACTACAAGAACAACATCAAGGTGGCTGTGAAGACCATGAAGGAGGGCAGCATGGATCCTGACGCCTTCCTGGCAGAGGCAAACCTGATGAAGAAGCTGCAGCACAACAAACTGGTCCGGCTGTACGCCGTGGTCACCAAGCAGCCCATCTACATCGTGACAGAGTACATGGCCAATG GGTGTTTGCTGGATTTCCTGAAGACAGAAGAAGGGAGCCAACTGAATCTCCCCAAACTCATTGATATCTCTGCTCAG GTGGCAGAGGGCATGGCCTACATCGAGCGCATGAACTTCATCCACCGGGACCTGAGGGCCGCCAACATCCTCGTCTCGGAGACGCTGTGCTGCAAAATCGCTGATTTCGGCCTGGCCAGGCTCATCGAGAACGAGTACCTGGCGCAGGAAG GTGCCAAATTTCCCATCAAATGGACAGCTCCAGAGGCCATTAACTATGGGGTTTTCACCATCAAATCTGACGTGTGGTCATTTGGGATCCTCCTGACAGAGATCATCACCTTCGGCAGGATCCCTTATCCAG GAATGACCAACCCCGAGGTGATTCGCAACCTGGAGCGGGGCTACCGCATGCCCTGCCCGGAGTCGTGTCCCGGGGAGCTCTACAGCGTCATCCTCAAGTGCTGGCGCAGCAACCCCGAGGAGCGCCCCACCTTCGAGTACCTGCAGTCGGTGCTCGAGGACTTCTACACCTCCACGGAGAAGCAGTACGAGCCCGAGCCGCAGCAGTGA